From one Lycium ferocissimum isolate CSIRO_LF1 chromosome 5, AGI_CSIRO_Lferr_CH_V1, whole genome shotgun sequence genomic stretch:
- the LOC132055288 gene encoding probable GTP diphosphokinase RSH2, chloroplastic, giving the protein MAVPTIALYASPPSSVCSSPYSCQINSHTSYDFDLNGRSSTSSSSTSSSFVGGLSSLFSSPTPTVKANYSTGTEDLGSLWHDRGDELSSSFRCSSLSSSLKRDHQSPVSVFQGPSTSSSGIGSYSRSPPKRIDGTFKANYSTGTGGLFNGFVRHALGSCVDYDSTTFKVVDVDSRSSGLLDELTFNMEEGFDDPCAKNLLLGAQARHKIFYDDFVVKAFYEAEKAHRGQVRASGDPYLQHCVETAVLLAMIGANSTVVAAGLLHDTLDDTFMTYDYIFRTLGAGVADLVEGVSKLSQLSKLARDFNTASKTAEADRLHTMFLAMADARAVLIKLADRLHNMMTLDALPMAKQQRFAKETLEIFAPLANRLGISTWKEQLENQCFKHLNPDQHNELSSKLVNSFDEAMITSAVGKLEQALKDKSVSYHVLSGRHKSLYSIYCKMLKKKLNMDEVHDIHGLRLIVENEEDCYKALRVVHQLWCEVPGRCKDYIAKPKCNGYQSLHTVVLGEGMVPLEVQIRTKEMHLQAEYGFAAHWRYKEDDCRHSSFILQMVEWARWVVTWQCETMSKDQSSVGHTESIQPPCKFPAHSEDCPFSCKPDCGTDGPVFIIMIENDKMSVQEFPANSTVKDLLERAGRGSSRWTPYGFPVKEELRPRMNHEPVSDPNCKLRMGDVVELTPAIPHKSLVEYREEIQRMYDRGVSPLPAAAKTAVGLRS; this is encoded by the exons ATGGCGGTTCCGACAATTGCACTGTATGCGAGTCCACCGAGTAGTGTGTGTTCCTCGCCTTATTCATGTCAGATCAATTCACACACATCTTATGATTTCGATTTGAACGGTAGATCATCCACGTCATCATCGTCAACATCCTCGTCATTTGTCGGTGGTTTATCATCTCTGTTCTCTTCACCAACACCGACGGTAAAGGCCAACTATTCGACTGGTACTGAGGATTTGGGATCGTTATGGCACGATAGAGGCGATGAATTGAGCAGTTCTTTTCGTTGTTCGTCCTTAAGCTCGTCGTTAAAAAGAGATCATCAGAGTCCAGTATCTGTGTTTCAAGGACCTAGCACTAGTAGTAGTGGAATTGGATCATATTCTAGAAGTCCACCTAAGAGAATTGATGGGACGTTTAAGGCCAACTATTCGACTGGTACTGGTGGATTGTTTAATGGTTTTGTTAGGCATGCTTTGGGATCGTGTGTAGATTATGATTCGACGACGTTTAAGGTTGTTGATGTAGATTCCAGGTCATCAGGGTTATTGGATGAACTTACGTTTAACATGGAGGAAGGATTTGATGATCCTTGTGCTAAGAATTTGTTATTGGGTGCACAGGCGAGGCATAAAATCTtttatgatgattttgttgTGAAAGCGTTTTATGAAGCTGAGAAAGCTCATAGGGGACAG GTGCGAGCAAGTGGTGATCCTTATTTACAGCATTGCGTTGAGACTGCAGTTTTACTTGCAATGATTGGGGCTAACTCGACAGTTGTTGCAGCTGGACTTCTGCACGACACACTTGATGACACGTTCATGACTTATGACTATATTTTTCGAACGCTAGGTGCTGGTGTTGCTGACTTAGTTGAAGGG GTGTCAAAGCTTAGTCAATTGAGCAAGCTTGCGCGAGACTTCAATACAGCTAGTAAAACTGCTGAGGCAGATCGATTACACACCATGTTCCTTGCTATGGCAGATGCCAGGGCTGTTCTCATAAAGCTAGCTGATCGCTTGCATAATATGATGACTTTGGATGCATTACCAATGGCGAAGCAGCAAAGATTTGCAAAGGAAACTTTGGAGATCTTTGCTCCTCTTGCGAATCGCCTAGGCATCTCAACCTGGAAGGAGCAGCTGGAAAACCAATGCTTTAAACATCTTAACCCAGATCAGCACAATGAGCTCTCGTCAAAACTTGTGAATTCTTTTGACGAGGCTATGATTACTTCTGCCGTGGGGAAATTGGAGCAAGCGCTAAAGGATAAATCTGTTTCTTATCATGTGCTTTCAGGACGTCACAAGAGCTTGTACAGCATTTACTGCAAGATGCTAAA GAAGAAGCTTAATATGGATGAAGTCCATGACATTCATGGGTTAAGGTTGATTGTCGAAAATGAGGAAGACTGTTATAAAGCACTTCGAGTTGTTCACCAGCTATGGTGTGAGGTACCTGGGAGATGCAAGGACTACATAGCGAAACCCAAATGCAATGG GTACCAATCTCTTCACACGGTTGTTCTCGGGGAAGGCATGGTGCCTCTTGAAGTTCAGATCCGAACAAAGGAGATGCATTTACAAGCTGAATATGGTTTCGCTGCTCATTGGAGATACAAAGAAGATGACTGCAGACACTCCTCTTTTATTCTTCAGATGGTGGAGTGGGCTCGTTGGGTCGTTACCTGGCAGTGTGAGACAATGAGCAAAGATCAGTCATCTGTTGGCCACACTGAATCCATTCAGCCACCTTGCAAATTCCCTGCTCATTCTGAAGATTGTCCGTTTTCTTGCAAACCTGATTGTGGAACTGATGGACCTGTCTTTATCATTATGATTGAGAACGATAAG ATGTCTGTGCAAGAATTCCCAGCAAACTCAACTGTCAAAGATCTGTTGGAGAGAGCGGGTCGTGGCAGCTCTAGATGGACACCATACGGATTTCCAGTTAAGGAAGAGCTAAGGCCAAGGATGAACCATGAACCAGTTAGTGATCCAAACTGCAAGCTTAGAATGGGAGATGTTGTAGAATTAACTCCAGCTATACCGCATAAGTCACTGGTCGAGTACAGGGAGGAGATCCAGCGAATGTACGACCGAGGTGTAAGCCCTCTTCCTGCTGCTGCCAAGACTGCTGTTGGGCTGAGGAGTTGA